The proteins below are encoded in one region of Hordeum vulgare subsp. vulgare chromosome 3H, MorexV3_pseudomolecules_assembly, whole genome shotgun sequence:
- the LOC123443012 gene encoding uncharacterized protein LOC123443012 — protein sequence MAAFTEEERAVDDALGYPKAYARLCRAGSGAGALGLPYAHGPPGAFLPYVLQPHEALRAKELNEMFPVVDAEATPTANPRGFANLLWKQLDHLGNAGFDPALFRVDAYGNVLYLHADAASPLAWDVHHWFPCARGGRTVPSNLRIMQLQASRRKHNKLEFLVPWWDLQLGISVNHFLSIFASKNADFRNRAFAFLFADGASEELSSLQAVEAHAFPHHFAEMKKKVGLAPAAIVSARGSDNSVLRSIDANRPVRSNYPLIAAKKFSGEKDENLAAHGGHGGNSMMKENNNPDVDGYISNPYLSIAMARDSLRQREEAKKKQAELTELENELTEMQQKNEDERVAIQDLEAQLIKRRRRVEKCRRLADAQANYKTVLEKMIRDAMHQSVVYKEQLRLNQAATSTLMARLEAQRAMCDSSETELRKKYQHRDDLERQVKPFIDQARKRYRVDDEIPEERHCESFRYLPERVSRSSPLKQELRVFLEEAQRTSDAYISMEGEEIGEGTSTMSYVNTEQPSKVISFPRRSISTDENRSYTDRGRASVREKLEQSAIRERRHRSRGRERKETMSARGTPIKSRGDKGKAAMLESETERSHHASQTVSFPRTPSVPPSPPYRATGVYGMPRYPTEQSLPVQKDDEMLHPRRVARAEDNENMNYRGKGNVDKWLHMLMEDQQGGNKAACRSSEDHNAAEEDGSDDEQEIQSRGDDDQSCRNEITERVDEITECVDEIIDVGGESAATYHGTPRCRGSFDIKEEKVERKIWFPRSDSGRGFRSLPSSPSKILGMRRGSDCAGRKPKVVGDDDRRYGYEDSVSTSSSKFLSKCKQAIKKAVHK from the exons ATGGCGGCGTTCAcggaggaggagagggcggtggacGACGCGCTGGGCTACCCCAAGGCCTACGCCAGGCTCTGCCGCGCCGGCTCCGGCGCGGGCGCACTCGGCCTCCCCTACGCCCACGGCCCGCCCGGCGCCTTCCTCCCCTACGTCCTCCAGCCCCACGAG GCGCTGCGGGCCAAGGAGCTCAACGAGATGTTCCCGGTGGTGGACGCGGAGGCGACGCCCACCGCCAACCCGCGCGGCTTCGCCAACCTGCTCTGGAAGCAGCTCGACCACCTCGGCAACGCCGGCTTCGACCCGGCGCTCTTCCGGGTCGACGCCTACGGGAACGTGCTCTACCTCCACGCCGACGCGGCCTCGCCCCTCGCCTGGGACGTCCACCACTGGTTTCCCTGCGCCA GGGGAGGGAGGACGGTGCCGAGCAACCTGCGGATCATGCAGCTGCAGGCGTCCAGGAGGAAGCACAACAAGCTGGAGTTCCTCGTCCCGTGGTGGGATCTGCAGCTCGGCATCTCCGTCAACCACTTCCTCTCCATCTTCGCATCCAAGAACGCCGACTTCAGGAACAGAGCATTCGCGTTCCTCTTCGCCGACGGGGCCAGCGAGGAGCTGAGCTCGCTGCAGGCGGTGGAGGCGCACGCGTTCCCGCACCATTTCgccgagatgaagaagaaggtgggcCTCGCGCCTGCCGCCATCGTATCCGCCAGGGGCTCGGACAACTCGGTGCTCAGATCCATTGACGCAAACAGACCAGTGAGGTCCAATTACCCCCTGATCG CCGCAAAGAAGTTCTCCGGCGAAAAGGACGAGAACTTGGCAGCCCACGGCGGCCATGGTGGTaattcgatgatgaaggagaacaaCAATCCAGATGTTGACGGCTACATCAGCAATCCTTACTTATCCATAGCCATGGCTAGGGACTCGCTGAGGCAAAGagaagaggcgaagaagaagcaagCTGAGCTCACTGAACTGGAGAACGAGTTGACCGAGATGCAGCAGAAAAATGAGGATGAAAGGGTGGCCATCCAGGACCTGGAGGCTCAGCTGATCAAGAGGCGTCGGCGAGTGGAGAAGTGCCGTCGCTTGGCAGACGCCCAGGCCAACTACAAGACAGTGCTCGAGAAGATGATCAGAGACGCCATGCACCA GAGTGTTGTGTACAAGGAACAACTCAGGCTGAACCAAGCTGCAACTAGTACTCTGATGGCGAGACTGGAGGCCCAGAGAGCAATGTGTGACTCATCTGAAACCGAGCTCCGCAAGAAGTACCAGCACAGGGATGATCTGGAGAGGCAAGTGAAGCCTTTCATAGATCAGGCAAGGAAGAGGTACCGGGTCGATGATGAAATCCCAGAGGAAAGGCACTGTGAGAGTTTCAGGTACTTGCCAGAAAGAGTATCGAGGAGCAGCCCTCTGAAACAGGAGCTGAGGGTTTTCCTGGAGGAGGCTCAGAGGACTTCAGATGCATACATTTCCATGGAGGGGGAAGAAATTGGAGAAGGGACTTCAACAATGAGTTATGTCAACACTGAGCAACCTTCCAAAGTGATAAGCTTCCCAAGAAGGTCCATCTCCACTGATGAAAACAGAAGTTACACTGACAGAGGAAGAGCGTCAGTAAGGGAGAAGCTAGAACAATCGGCGATCAGAGAGCGGCGGCATCGTAGCAGGGGAAGGGAAAGAAAGGAAACCATGTCAGCAAGAGGTACACCTATCAAATCAAGAGGTGATAAGGGCAAGGCAGCCATGCTCGAGTCCGAGACTGAAAGGTCTCACCATGCAAGCCAGACAGTCTCGTTTCCAAGGACCCCCTCGGTTCCACCAAGTCCCCCGTATAGAGCGACCGGTGTTTACGGAATGCCGAGGTATCCCACAGAGCAGTCGCTACCAGTGCAGAAGGATGATGAAATGCTTCATCCTCGACGTGTTGCCAGAGCAGAAGACAATGAAAACATGAACTACAGAGGCAAGGGCAATGTTGATAAGTGGCTCCATATGCTCATGGAGGACCAACAAGGAGGAAATAAAGCGGCATGCCGTTCTTCGGAAGACCACAATGCTGCTGAGGAGGACGGTTCAGATGATGAACAGGAAATTCAAAGCAGAGGTGATGATGACCAGAGCTGCAGGAATGAGATAACTGAACGTGTTGACGAGATCACTGAATGTGTCGACGAGATCATTGACGTCGGTGGTGAGAGTGCTGCTACTTACCATGGCACACCAAGATGCAGGGGTAGCTTtgacatcaaggaggagaaagtgGAAAGGAAGATCTGGTTCCCAAGGTCCGATAGCGGTAGGGGTTTCCGGTCCCTGCCATCCTCTCCTTCCAAGATCCTGGGAATGAGGAGAGGCTCAGACTGTGCAGGCAGGAAACCGAAGGTGGTTGGCGACGACGATCGCAGATACGGCTATGAGGATTCGGTGTCGACGAGCAGCAGTAAGTTCCTCAGCAAATGCAAGCAGGCGATCAAGAAAGCGGTACACAAATGA